Proteins from a single region of Armatimonadota bacterium:
- a CDS encoding DUF6067 family protein, protein MDMLCFLLCAVILMTAEISHAAVPPPYEPVKATGAEIRCLGRIIRLGPMLLPAQIKSAGKDLLSSPITLIVDPISALDGLAGKGKVVANNGDSAVLEWEGESQAFSIKVRLTADCDGFCWYNITLVPKQPTRLSSLALSIPRRKETAEYVHTANFTWGQGISQGLAELGGNWCGGFMPYVWIGDEERGLAWCCESDEGWNLKDAKSALSIASLESAVLFKAALLDHLENISLPINMRFGIQATPVKPVSFDWRAKVRIFHGITYDWVVPRKDDRMPLDLLQRAGVKTVIYHDMWPTYYGQLVPSSPEQFRKLVDECHKRGIRFLVYVGYGLARNAPEMQGHHDEWSILPLIPWVPSYKPEFRTFDACCPRSGWARWLVAGIDKLFSTFDLDGIYFDGTSEAFRCQNEKHGCGWRDAEGNLYATYAILAARSLMRQIADVVRKHNPNAILDVHMSDNLTVPTLSFCDSYWDGEQFEVYNADDKVEIPLDQFRTEFMGYAHGLDAQFLCYENRPFSFDEAIAIAWLHGVEVRPINKNQLRKVVPIWGALDRFGAPSAKWLPYWKGSGVFCSDSSVRASAFAKDGRALIFVSHLKREPLSTTLVVDPKILGLPSEKLSATNAITGKPFEIEGFSIPLVFEGMDWKLIEVK, encoded by the coding sequence GTGGATATGCTTTGTTTTCTCCTGTGCGCAGTAATCCTTATGACAGCGGAAATATCCCATGCCGCCGTCCCGCCGCCATATGAGCCGGTTAAGGCTACTGGGGCAGAAATAAGATGTCTCGGCAGGATAATCAGGCTTGGGCCGATGTTGTTGCCAGCCCAGATAAAATCGGCTGGTAAAGACCTGCTTTCCAGTCCTATAACCCTCATTGTAGACCCAATATCGGCACTTGATGGGCTTGCTGGCAAGGGCAAGGTGGTCGCTAACAATGGCGACTCGGCAGTTTTGGAATGGGAGGGAGAATCGCAGGCATTCAGTATTAAAGTACGCTTGACGGCTGATTGCGATGGCTTTTGTTGGTATAACATCACTCTTGTACCAAAGCAACCGACAAGGCTGTCTTCTCTAGCTCTGTCTATTCCTCGGCGTAAGGAGACGGCGGAATATGTGCACACTGCGAATTTTACTTGGGGACAGGGTATATCGCAAGGGTTGGCAGAGCTTGGCGGAAATTGGTGTGGGGGCTTCATGCCTTATGTCTGGATTGGCGATGAAGAAAGGGGACTGGCGTGGTGCTGTGAATCTGACGAGGGCTGGAACCTAAAAGATGCAAAAAGCGCGCTTTCCATAGCAAGCTTAGAATCTGCAGTGCTTTTTAAAGCCGCCCTGCTAGACCACCTTGAGAACATCAGCTTGCCAATAAATATGAGGTTCGGAATACAAGCAACTCCTGTGAAGCCGGTTTCGTTTGATTGGCGTGCAAAGGTGCGCATATTCCACGGCATCACCTATGATTGGGTAGTCCCAAGAAAGGACGACAGGATGCCGCTAGACCTGCTTCAAAGAGCTGGCGTTAAGACCGTAATTTACCATGACATGTGGCCCACGTATTATGGCCAGCTTGTTCCCAGTTCGCCGGAACAGTTCCGCAAGCTGGTTGATGAGTGCCATAAGCGAGGAATCAGGTTCCTTGTATATGTTGGCTATGGATTGGCTCGGAATGCGCCAGAAATGCAGGGCCATCATGATGAGTGGTCCATCTTACCGCTTATACCTTGGGTTCCCAGCTACAAACCCGAGTTCCGCACTTTCGATGCTTGCTGTCCGAGGAGCGGCTGGGCCCGATGGCTTGTGGCAGGTATTGATAAACTTTTCTCAACCTTTGATTTAGACGGCATTTACTTTGACGGCACAAGCGAAGCATTTCGGTGCCAGAATGAGAAGCACGGCTGTGGCTGGCGCGACGCAGAGGGCAATCTTTATGCTACCTATGCAATTCTTGCTGCTCGGAGCCTTATGCGGCAAATCGCCGATGTCGTGCGTAAGCACAATCCCAATGCAATTCTCGACGTCCACATGTCTGACAACCTAACGGTCCCGACGCTTTCATTCTGTGATAGCTATTGGGATGGTGAGCAATTCGAGGTTTATAATGCTGATGATAAGGTTGAAATACCGCTCGACCAATTCCGAACGGAGTTCATGGGATATGCCCACGGCTTGGACGCACAATTTCTCTGCTATGAAAACCGCCCGTTTTCATTTGACGAAGCAATTGCAATTGCTTGGCTACATGGAGTAGAGGTTCGTCCGATAAACAAAAACCAATTACGGAAGGTTGTACCTATTTGGGGGGCACTTGACCGGTTTGGTGCTCCATCGGCTAAGTGGCTGCCCTATTGGAAAGGGTCTGGTGTATTTTGCTCAGATTCGTCCGTTAGGGCTAGTGCATTTGCAAAAGATGGCAGAGCGCTAATATTCGTAAGCCATCTCAAGCGCGAACCGCTTTCCACTACCTTGGTAGTCGACCCTAAAATTCTCGGGCTTCCCTCGGAGAAGCTCTCGGCGACCAATGCCATTACTGGCAAACCATTTGAGATTGAGGGGTTCTCAATTCCGCTTGTATTTGAAGGGATGGATTGGAAGCTTATTGAAGTGAAGTAG